The nucleotide sequence tgtttttaagttgtattcattcaacttgtttttattattgcttgttagccgccctgagcccagccttggctggggagggcgggatattaataaaaataataattattattattaagagtggAAGTGTAGCTGTAAGAAAGCTTCCCAATCTGGTCTAGTCTGAAGCCAAAGGGGGTCCCTTGTGTACTTCGAAACCCTGCAAGGTTATAATATAGTAATTTATTaattatgccccacccatctggctgggtttccaacaaaataaaaaagtgattaaaaacttccctaaacagggctgccttcagatgtcttctaaaagtcagatagtattttatctgtttgacatctgatgggagggggttccaccaccgagaaggccctctgcctgcttccctgtaacctcatatCTTGCAGGAagtgaaccaccagaaggtcctcagagctggtcctcagtgtccaggctgaaagatgagggtggagacattCTGAAGCAGCTGGCTGTAGAAGTTTAAGCCTCCCCTGGCCTATAAGTTTTCATTCTGCAGCCCTTGTCACAGGGCCCAGTTACAACCTGGCCAGTGAGAGAAAGGGAGGCCCTCCTTTCTTGGGACCTTTCCACTGCTACCAGGTAGAAGTCTTTAATGTTCTGTGATGCCTCTCCACCAAACAGCCTAAGTTCCCCTGGGTCTTCTTGAGGACGCCCTTTACATAGGGTGGGGTTTAACTTTTAAGCATGGGGTGAGCAAAACAGCCAGCAAGGAAACTGCTAGGtttcatttgctttaaaaaacaaaaaaaggagactCTTCAGAAAGAGGTTTTAACATCTAAATTGTTACGTCCATACAAAACTATCTCAAAGGAGCAAAAGGGTACTGAAAATAAAACCGGATAAATACACTTAGCTAGCCCACATCTCTCTAAACTGGTTAGTAGCTCTCCTATTTCTTCAAGTGCAAGGCTTGAATTCCACCTGCAGCACGGATTGTTTAAACTGACTGATAGCTGTTTTACGGGATTTCAGGCAGAAGTATCTCCTGGCCCTCCcttgagatgtcagggattgaacctgtgtccttctgcttgcaaggtgctattccactgagctatgactcttTCACTCCAGGAAGCAAATTAACAACCCAAGGCTGCTGTTCCACTTAAGCAACAgaactcccctctcccttcccttgcAACCCCACTCCCAGGctagagatgtgaaggcctggATAAACTCTGGAATccgccctccccccaccccaacatttGTTTCCAAAATATTGGGGGAAACCAggaaaaaataaggaaaaaacCCCTATGTCATGTCCCCCCAATTTCTAAGTTCTTTTCTGGGACTTCACATCTCTGCCCCGGGCTCTCTCAAGATTTGCTCCAAAGGATTGAGGGAGCTTCTACAATAGATGTTAGGAGCAGTTGGGGAGAGGAAGGCGAGGTCCCGTTGCATGAGCAGTGATGGATACAACTCCAAATTTCCAAACAGAACTGTatacaagatttatttattttttaaaaaaatgttcaattCCTTCAATGCTATTGGGAACTTTTGGCGTAGTTTCAGGTTCTCTTCCAGTTCCTGGTACTAATTGGTCTTCCATGGCATTAGTGCCTTTCCAGAATCAGTGCTGTGGATTCTGCTTTTATACCAGCTATACCCCTGATCCTGACTGAGTGCTAGCTAAGTTGGCCACTAGGTAAGAAAAATGGCACTAGGACAAGTTTCTCCCTCATGTGGGTTCTGTGAATTATAGTAAGGTTTCTGTTTTTGCTGGAGTTCTGACATTCCATGCATTTTTATGGTTTCTCACTTATGTGTATTCTTTGATGTGAAATAAGGTTACTTCTCTGAGTGAAGGCCTTTCCACACACCAaacatttatagggtttctctcctgtgtgggcTCTCTGGTGTGAAATAAGGTGACCTTTCTGTGTGAAGGTCTTTGTGCACACCAAGCATTCATaaggcttctctcctgtgtgccTTCTTTCATGTCTAACAAGATACACTCTTTCACAAAAAccttttccacactccatacatttatatggtttttcccctgtgtgagttttttgatgtaCAATAAGGCTTCTcctatcactgaagctctttccacactccgtgCATTCATGTGGTTTTTGCCCTGTGTGGGTGTTTTGATGCACAGTAAGACTTCtcctatcactaaagctctttccacactccatgcattgatatggtttctcccctgtgtgtgttcTTTGATGTGAAATAAGGTTACTCCTCTGAGTGAAGGTATTTCCACACAACAAgcatttatagggtttctctcctgtgtgggttctctgatgtGAAATAAGGTGATCTCTCTGAGTGAAGGTCTTTCTACATACCacacattcatatggtttctcccctgtgtgggttctcaaATGTACATTAAGGCTCCCATTATGAgtaaagctttttccacactccttgcattgatatggcttctcccctgtgtgggttctttgatgttTAGAACAAGCTCGTGAatcactgaagctttttccacactccatgcactgatatggtttctctcccgtgtgattTCTTTGATGCCTTGCAAGATGTCCCCTttcaatgaagctctttccacattccatacatttatatggtttctctcctgtgtgtctTCTTTGATGCCTAGCAAGATAACCTCTGTCAATAAAACTGTGTCCACACTCCatacactgatatggtttctcccctgtgtgggttctttgatgtgAAGTAAGGCTACGATgcacagtgaagctctttccacactccatgcacttatatggtttctcccctgtgtgggttctctgatgtACAAAAAGACTTCTtctatcactgaagctctttccacactccaggcattcatacggtttctctcctgtgtggattctttgatgtACAATGAGACTTCTCCTATCACTGAGGTTtttcccacactccatgcatttaaaaggtttctcccctgtgtgggttctttgatgtaCAATGAAGTTTCCTCTCttgttgaagctctttccacattctgtgCATTTATATAGGATCTGCCCTGTGTGGGTTCTGAAATGTCTATTTAATACAGATTTATCTTTGCATATTTCCCCATACACTATCCACTTTTTCAGTTGATTTCTTTTGTGGCCTTCTGGGTTTGGGACTTCATGGTCATCTGCACCTTGAGAAATAGAAAAattcttcctccccttcttcaATCGGTATCCTTCTAGCCTATTTCCCCTCCTTTGATGTCCAAACATCTCTTCTTCTGCTTTATGCTGGCCTGTTTCCAGTGGCTCACTAGAACTCTTGTCCCGCTGATTAGCTATTTGGAGATAAAAGGAAAACACATATTTCCTGTTAGGACTTCAATGCTAAAAGCATCATGAGTTATCAAGCCCAAttacccttttctttttttctgatttCCTAGGTTGTCCCATCCCCTCTCTGGACACCCTGCCGAAACCTATGTCACCTTTTGAATCTGTTACTCAACAGCATTAAtgcctttcttatttatttcccaTTGATTAAACAAGACAcagaagtgtgtgcatgtgtggattACGCCCCCTCCTCTGATATAACAATGAAATGGGGTTCCACAAGGTTATGTAAAGTGGGGGGGAGGTATGAAACTGCAAGAAGGCTAGGAGAAGGGACACACCAAACTGAAAAAAAGATAACTGTTCTATGGATTTTATTAAATGGgcggtaatttttttaaaaagtagattgTGAGAAAGAACACAGTTACATAGCCCAAAGCAGACTGGGGATATTCCAGTGCAGCAAAAGGGGAATGAGACGAGCAAATAAAAATGGTTATCACTGAAGGTATAGGGAAGTGGTCCCCAATACTTACCTCTCCTACTCCCAATgggtcaactttgacaggtggattGGGCCATTcacttgtcaatcacctgacatcacaataaCCCCTACACACAGCACTTTGGAGGCGCCACCCGTCAGCTGATTGTCAGGTGCAGGGAAGGTGGGCATGGTTTAACCCAAGCAGACCATATGGGGGCCATATGGGGAGGTCTTGCTGGCCTAATTAGGCCTGCGTGCCAGAGGGTCTTCACCTCTGTTTTAAGGTGGGGTGTGAAGGGATGTGCCTTTGTTTGCAAAACAGTTCTCTGCTTTTGCTAGCTGCTTTGACAAGGAAATTcaaaaggttgtgtgtgtgtgtcaaatactCAACCCTGGAATCTGAGATCTAATGGGGAAATGGAACCTAAACactgaaagagagaggggaaacagACTGTCCCATTAGGAAGGTGAGCAGAACATAAAGGAAGCCTTGCTTCATCAGGCCCAAGCCACTggacatgcttgctggggctgatgggagttgtagttctgcaacatctagagcaggcataggcaaacttggccctccagatattttgggactacaactcccatcattcctagctaacaggaccaatggtcagggatgatgggagttgtagtcccaaaacatctggagggccgagtttgcctatgcctgatctagagagCCAATGGTTCCCTAGTTTTAACTAAGGGAGACTTAGTGAGTGTCAAATCTACATCAGTGGGAAGGAGGAAGCCACAATTTATGTCTACCAGGAGTTTAAACACAGAATTAAGGAATGCCCTGAACACCCAGACAAGAACTGACCCATCACAGAGTCAATCTTTCTGCTTCCTCACAGTCCCTCAGAAGCGGATCTTCCCCTTTCTCTAGCCAGAGGTCTGATTTGggaatttctttaaaagaaacaagGCATTTCAAATTCACCCACTGCTCTGACCCTCTCCCAAATGTAGCGGGGGATTAGTCCGTTGCATCCCCTTCTTGTTGAGTATGACAGAGGCAACTGGGCTCAGCAGGATCCACCTAGCACCCAGTGTTCATTAAGTCCAGTTCATTGATAATGTAGCAGCAGCACCAACTTCAAATACTGGGCACCTCTCAACACGGTGTCCAGCATTCCCTCCGTGGCCTACGaactgcctctgggaagcccccaAAGCGATACATGAAGACTGTGAAATGAAAGCATCCCAAAGGCTAAGGAAAGGGTTAATGCTCACAAGGTCTTCAGAGCCCTGTGACGTCATGTGCCTGAGGCAGTTATGGCAGTTGGTACAGTTATGAACCGTCCTAACAGTTAGAGCAGCAGGTCTGTTCTGCTGCGCTGCTCTCTGCCTCAGAGTTAAGTCAGTCTGTAACAGTATTTATCTTAGATCCAAAGCTATGTAAGATGCATTAGCAATAGGACTTGTCAACCAAGGGACAAGACATCCTTACCCAGAAACATTACATTTGCGTAATTTTCCAGCATCACTTCCTTGTAGAGAGCTCTCTGGCAGGGGCCCAGGAGATCCCACTCCCCCTTGCTGAAATACACGGCCACCTCCTCAAAGGACACCAGCCGCTGAAAGGAAGACAGGTTCTCTACTCAGAAATGAACTCTTATGTAGATAAAAGAATAAACGTATATCTGACAGGCTCCCAGCGTGAAAATAAAAGGACTAACCtggtggctttttcttttttataataatattttattaagttttaacaataaggaaattccaaaacaacaaacaaagaacaataaaaacaccagaaaaatataaaacacaatacaaaattagacaatacaaaaatacaaacatttaacctaacaaagaaaaaagaaaaagaaaacagaaaaaacaattgagcgcacaaaaaagaaaaacacaaatccctcttttttaatttctcatctttgattaacttattttcctggcttcctcacgcctcccttttttgtatccctttttgaaAATTGATTCAGCAAATTCATTAACCTGGTAGCTTTATTGCTTTTGCTATTATTAATAACATTATTTATTAATCActttctacatacagtggtaccttggttctcaaacgctgaaaacccggaagtaagtgtttcgggttttgaacgtttttcggaagccgaacgtccaatgcggctatcagctattgtttctgaggtgcctgcaccaatcagaagctgtgcctttgttttagaacatttcagaagtgaaacagacttctggaatggattaaatttggtgcttttgttttagctatatattttgcgtttttgtttttgaggcttttttggttaatttgttgttgtgactctgtggaacccagttcagctactgattgattgactgattgtgtgactgtggaaataaaagcccccccatcaaaacaatgactatcaacagtgcaggtaagaaaaaaaaaaagatttaaatgttATCATATACAATCTTATTTATTTGatagtacagtacattaattattgctttcattttatggatcaatggtctcattatatagtaaaattcatgttaaattgctgttttaggggttgtttttaaaagtttggaaaggattaatccgttttgcattactttctgtgggaaagcgcgccttggttttggaacgctttggttttggaacggacttctggaacggattaagtttgagaaccaaggtaccactgtacatcctgaGATGTTGTACAAAACGTAATGCAAAGTGGACACCGATGGCAGAGAGCTTTGCAAAATCTAGCTAGgaaagcttttatttttttctgcaggACTGTAGACATCACACAAGAGACACTGCAGAGTTCATAGCTTAAGTTGGGTCACCTAGACATTTTGTAGCAGCAACAGAGAAGGGGCAGCGCACGTTTCCTGCGAACCTCGCAGCCCAACACAGAGGTAGGCACCCAGGCTGTGCCCTGCCTGTCTCCACAAGGAGCCTGCCTCTTACCTGAGATGGGTCCATGGCAGAAATTTCCACTCCAGCTCCAGGAAGCGATGATCCAGATTGGGCCTCTGATGCCATTGTTCTGtcatggggggagagggagagaaagaagaggtaAACCAGGCCATCTCTGGGACATGGCTGGACAGAAAACCCCAATCTGGGGGCAACTGAGAAGTGGAGTTATTCACATTTCAGCTGAACGGTGAGGGCAAGACTTTCACCCTTTGGTTTCCCGGCTTTTCacataattaaaatgaatttcACTTCGCCCtcctttaaatttattccatatTGTCCTGCGTGGGActctcttgtctctctctctctctctctctatctctctctctcacacaaacacacacaccctcaatcaATCCAAACATATTGATGTCGTTCAAAGGAACATAAGCTGTTTTTTTTATACAAAAGCACAGGCGGAGTGGGGAGGGAATAGGTATCTAATCTGAGGCTATTCACAACATGTATCTGGGGTTGTGAGCAtcaacatttaataataataataataataataataataataataataataataataataataataataacttatacCCCCCTATCTGATTATGCTTGGGGGTTGGAGGTGGGGTGACAGAGGGAAAATTGGAGGTGGGGTGACCCACCACCACCCAAGGGCCTTTCCCTTCCCGCGCGTGCGTAAAAACCACGGTCGCCCAGAACAAGGGGGAAGAGAGGCTTCAAAGTGCAGCTGTTGGGTGGGCGCCTCCTTTTGCAGCTGGATTTGGGCGCGTCAGCCTCAAACATTAAGACGACTCCCCTCCCCAGCCTCCCCCCCAAATGCAAGCTCCGCgtctcccgccgccgcccgccgcCCGCCGCGTGGTACCTCGTCGCCTCTTTCGTCTCCTGCCCGCCGCTCCTCGCCTGGGAATCCCGACGACGAGCCTCTTTCCTCCCAATCCAAATGGAGGTGCGTCGGCGACGGTCTTCCCCCAGTTCCAAAACTTCCTGCCTCTCTAGGAACCACAGCTCGGTTTGTTTAACCCTCGCAGGGCTGCATCTCTCAGCTCCTCCCTGCGCGCGCGCGTCGTTCTTCGTTCCAGATGGAAGCAAATATTGAAgggttgtggttgcttttgatgCATTTATACATCAAATTTATGCATCCGTCAAACCAGGGAGCAGTTCAGCCACAAAGCATATGGGGAATCTTATGCAAACAGCATATGGGAAATCTTATGCAAACAGATGGAGTTGTGCTTTCCAACTCAGGGTAACTGAACCCAGAATTATAAATGAATATATAATATAATGATAATTATTAgtttccttctttcccccccaaaacatgTTAAAGCCTTTAACAAATAAAGGGAAGAAATTTCTGTCTCTTACAATACTACATAAATATATTCAATCTCCACCCCCAACTTAGATTTTGCACTTTGGATCTATTATGTTTTTGCCATCACTGCATGGTCCCAACAAATTTTTGCAGAGTCCTTCAGTGAtaggtcttttaaaaaatgtttttggttGTAAGGAATTCAAGCCTGCTGTTctttttgtgactggacaacatttagctcgGTGAGTCTATGTTTGgtaaagaagcacataaactgctgtTGGAAACccaaagaattttatttttattttactgaaaATGTCAGGCaaagctaaataataataataataataataataataataataataataataataataatagcaagtacttagcaatcatttttaatgatttctatgcaattttacacacattttgctTACCAAGCAAATGATATccatttaaccaaaatatcttttgaattctcaagtcatgttacaactttttagcatccCTCATTTTTTGAATTGGAAAGTTGAACAATTCAACACACGCTAATACACCAGTATAGATGTACAGTGCAACTTCCTGTGGCGTGTCACGTCACGACTCTGGGCCAAAGATCTCAAAATATCACTCCCCTGTATACAAGTTCAGGTCTATAGCATGTGGTCAGCAGAAACACCATTAGGCTTGGTGACATCTGACAGTCAGATCCTTAATCTGCCCCAGTCCACAGGAAGGTTTCTGACCAGAAGCTGAAATCAGCTTGTATAATGTATTTAAACTACAATAGCAGGAAATAAGTGAATTTCAGTTTATGAAGCACATCTACATAATAATATTATCAAAAACAGTGATATGCCACGTTGCACAaaaaaggaatcctgggaaaggGAAACTGTGaatgcaaggggaaaaaataggaTACAAGAATTACACAGGACACAAAATATGAAGAGGACAATAATTATACTGAAATAGAAGGAAATTTTGAAGCACTGAATAAAATGTCTATTAGAAGCCATATGGTATACAAACTAGTAATGATTTCATTTACTAAATTACTCCCAACAGGTCAAGCCGGTCAGTGGCCCTGCTACATTTCCACTATtcagtcactttttaaaaaacgttaAGACATGAATTTTATAACTGCCTTTGTAAGCAGGAGTTTGAAAGGTTCTGTGCATTCTTTGGAGATTTAAGAGGTGAATCTAGGATCCAAAGAGCTTAGATGGGGAGGGCAAATTATACatgtatacacacagagacaccctTCTTATTTCATGCTAAAAGCTACAAAAAGCTAAGTCTGATCAAAATTATTCCTGAAGCCCCATATCCAAAAGGACTGGTTCAGAGGGAAATGGCAAGAAACCAGCTTGAAACTCTTTGAAAGAGAGGGTGAAAGGTCAGCTGGGCTCCAAAATgctgcagaagagagagaaatctagTAGCCAACCTGAAGTTCAGCAAGCAAATGGAGTGAGTGGGAAAGGTTTGCCAACACAGAATTTGTGAGTTTTTGCCATGGATTCAAAATGTGGCCTGGCCATATTTTACTTGAAGAATGAAAAAGGGATTAGGAAGATCTGAAGGACTCTTTAATGCTTTTTACTGTTTATATTACTGTCcatatacatatgtgtgtgtgtgtctaaattaAAGAGCTTATAAGAATACTATGGGACTATATAAATTAACACTGAACCAGTAGCCTCACCAGATGCGTCCATTCTGACAAGAGAATATCTATCACTTCAGATGACAACCTAGCTCCTAACCCAGGTGTGAGAAATGTAACTTAGATAACTTTCTcccatgtattttttaaaaaaaatgtgtattaaaCATTTGTTTCTCAAGTTATTTCAATGCGGCATGCATTTTTATGGTTTCCCTTTATGGGGGTTCTCTGATGTGAAGCAAGGCTTCGCCGAACAGAAGTATTTCCACAAAAtctgcatttatatggtttttctctTAGAtggggaatcccccccccaaagtatatAAAGGCTTCCACCAGTGCCGAACTTTTTCTAGTCTATACATTCATGTGGGTTCTTTCATGTTTTCTAAGAGTTCCACCatcacggaagctctttccacaggccatacatttatatggtttctcgcCTGTGTGGATTCTTTTATGTTTAGTAAGACTTCCATTCACACTAAAACTTTTTCCACACTCTTCACACTTATACGGTCTCATTCCTGTGTGGGTTCTTGCATGTATGACAAGATTCCCACTGTcgcggaagctctttccacattccatacatatgtatggtttctcccccgtgtgcttTCTTTCATGTGTTTTAAGGCTTCCACTCacgctgaagcttttcccacataccaagcatttatatggtttctcccctgtgtgagttctttcaTGCTCACTAAGAGTTCCActgtttctgaagctctttccacactccatgcacttatatggtttctcccctgtgtggattcttttATGTGCTTTAAGGTTTCCATTtgcactgaagctcttcccacattccaagcatttatatggtctctcccctgtgtgagttcttttgTGTTCAGTAAGACTACCCCTAtctctaaagctctttccacactccatgcacttgtatggtttctcccctgtgtgggttttgCAGTGTCTAGTGAGAGTTCCCCTATCtctaaagctcttcccacacttcaTGCAATCGTATAGTTTCACCCCCGTGGGGGTTCTGTGGTATCTATTTAGTACTGATTTatctttgatcatttccccaaaGACGGGACACTTTTTTAGTTGCTTTCTTTGGTGATATTCTGGGTCCAGAAGTTCAAGGTCACCAGCACCCAGAGAAGTAGAGGATTCTTTCCTTCCATTCTTTGATTGATTTCCCTCAGCTCTCTTTTGTCCTGATGGATTTCCAAGCATCTCCTTTCCTGCTTTCTGCTTGCATGTTCCTGCTGGCTCACTATAGTTTTCACTGTTGTACTGATCACCTCCttggaggggaaaaaacacaGGAAAAAAGCCAATTTTGTTAGGACTTCAAAGCCAAAATCAAGGATTTCATTAGACATCAAGACTGATTACCCCTGACAAGTTTAAAGAGCAAGATCATCAAGGAATCTGCCTGAATACCCAGACAAGACCAGGTCCCACCACAAACTGAAGCACATACCTGCCAATCTCTCTCCTTCCTCGCAGATCCAGACAAATGGCTCTTCACCTCCTTCCAGCCGGGAGATGAGGTCTGGTTTGGGAATttctttcaaagaaacagacaaaATATTCAAGCATTCTCTCATTCATTAATTGCCTTCCAAATATATGAGTTGAGGTACAGAACATAGCAAGAACAGTTAG is from Podarcis muralis chromosome 2, rPodMur119.hap1.1, whole genome shotgun sequence and encodes:
- the LOC114591027 gene encoding LOW QUALITY PROTEIN: uncharacterized protein LOC114591027 (The sequence of the model RefSeq protein was modified relative to this genomic sequence to represent the inferred CDS: substituted 1 base at 1 genomic stop codon), which translates into the protein MHSSQQLVSFEAVAVYFSKGEWDLLGPSQRALYKEVMLENYESVASPEIPKPDLISRLEGGEEPFVWICEEGERLAGGDQYNSENYSEPAGTCKQKAGKEMLGNPSGQKRAEGNQSKNGRKESSTSLGAGDLELLDPEYHQRKQLKKCPVFGEMIKDKSVLNRYHRTPTGVKLYDCMKCGKSFRDRGTLTRHCKTHTGEKPYKCMECGKSFRDRGSLTEHKRTHTGERPYKCLECGKSFSANGNLKAHKRIHTGEKPYKCMECGKSFRNSGTLSEHERTHTGEKPYKCLVCGKSFSVSGSLKTHERKHTGEKPYICMECGKSFRDSGNLVIHARTHTGMRPYKCEECGKSFSVNGSLTKHKRIHTGEKPYKCMACGKSFRDGNFIVHQRTHTGEKPFKCMECGKNLSDRRSLIVHQRIHTGEKPYECLECGKSFSDRRSLFVHQRTHTGEKPYKCMECGKSFTVHRSLTSHQRTHTGEKPYQCMECGHSFIDRGYLARHQRRHTGEKPYKCMECGKSFIERGHLARHQRNHTGEKPYQCMECGKSFSDSRACSKHQRTHTGEKPYQCKECGKSFTHNGSLNVHLRTHTGEKPYECVVCRKTFTQRDHLISHQRTHTGEKPYKCLLCGNTFTQRSNLISHQRTHTGEKPYQCMECGKSFSDRRSLTVHQNTHTGQKPHECTECGKSFSDRRSLIVHQKTHTGEKPYKCMECGKGFCERVYLVRHERRHTGEKPYECLVCTKTFTQKGHLISHQRAHTGEKPYKCLVCGKAFTQRSNLISHQRIHISEKPXKCMECQNSSKNRNLTIIHRTHMREKLVLVPFFLPSGQLS